The Desulfuromonas versatilis genome has a segment encoding these proteins:
- the pstA gene encoding phosphate ABC transporter permease PstA, producing the protein MKKFFREGEPFVWATGAALALTLLIALALVVVVMVNGLGVFWPSNVALLELRDGGRVAGEILQREPLPSGEGERLQLKTGNRDLYGLDFRWLDEAKIAQQSYPEELIALEREEYGNFYGLLQRVEVPEAAAGGAPLAQLNRALEVVAQKHALVADYNHRVAGLSREMERLRLELLKLEYRGVAAESPEVTRVKRQRTIVRQDFDQLVALQGEAVKDMERYKALFTDVAGTEKLIPLSHIVRLYQPNQMGWGEKSLFYLSKLKELILGEPREANTEGGLYPAIFGTVMLIFLMSLVSFPLGVIAAVYLREYAKDGPVVRIVRIAVNNLAGIPSIVYGIFGLGFFVYGIGATIDQLFFPERLPSPTFGTGGILWASLTLALLTVPVVIVATEEALGAIPAGVREGSLALGATKFQTLCRTLLPMASPGIMTGLILAMARAAGEVAPLMITGVVKLAPALPLDGTFPFLHLDRKFMHLGFHIYDIGFQSPNVEAAKPMVFVTTLLLVLIVLVMSSVAITLRNRMKKRFTYGTF; encoded by the coding sequence ATGAAAAAGTTTTTCCGAGAAGGTGAACCATTCGTCTGGGCAACCGGAGCGGCGCTGGCGCTGACCCTGCTGATCGCCCTGGCCCTGGTGGTGGTGGTCATGGTCAACGGCCTGGGGGTCTTCTGGCCCTCAAACGTAGCGCTTCTGGAGCTGCGCGACGGCGGCCGGGTCGCCGGCGAGATCCTGCAGCGCGAGCCCCTGCCTTCGGGCGAGGGGGAGCGGCTGCAGCTCAAGACCGGCAATCGCGATCTCTACGGGCTCGATTTTCGCTGGCTGGACGAGGCGAAGATCGCCCAGCAGAGCTATCCCGAGGAGTTGATCGCCCTGGAGCGCGAGGAGTACGGCAACTTCTACGGGCTGCTGCAGCGGGTGGAGGTTCCCGAAGCCGCCGCCGGGGGAGCGCCCCTGGCGCAGCTGAACCGGGCCCTCGAGGTGGTGGCGCAGAAGCATGCGCTGGTTGCCGATTACAATCACCGCGTCGCCGGCCTGAGCCGGGAGATGGAACGGCTGCGTCTCGAGCTGCTGAAGCTCGAATACCGGGGCGTTGCCGCGGAGAGCCCCGAGGTGACCCGGGTCAAGCGCCAGCGAACCATCGTCCGCCAGGATTTCGATCAGCTGGTGGCCCTGCAGGGCGAGGCGGTCAAGGACATGGAGCGCTACAAGGCGCTGTTTACCGATGTCGCGGGGACCGAGAAGCTGATCCCCCTGTCCCACATCGTGCGCCTGTACCAGCCCAACCAGATGGGCTGGGGCGAGAAGAGCCTGTTCTACCTGAGCAAGCTCAAGGAACTGATCCTCGGCGAGCCCCGCGAGGCCAATACCGAGGGGGGGCTGTACCCGGCGATCTTCGGCACCGTCATGCTGATCTTCCTGATGAGCCTGGTATCCTTCCCTCTGGGGGTGATCGCCGCGGTCTACCTGCGCGAGTACGCCAAAGACGGGCCGGTGGTGCGCATCGTGCGCATCGCCGTCAACAACCTGGCCGGCATCCCCTCCATCGTTTACGGGATTTTCGGCCTCGGGTTCTTCGTCTACGGCATCGGCGCCACCATCGACCAGCTGTTTTTCCCCGAGCGCCTGCCCAGCCCCACCTTCGGCACCGGGGGCATTCTCTGGGCCAGCCTGACCCTGGCGCTGCTCACCGTGCCGGTGGTGATCGTCGCCACCGAGGAGGCCCTGGGAGCGATCCCCGCCGGGGTCCGCGAGGGGTCGCTGGCGCTGGGGGCGACCAAGTTCCAGACCCTGTGCCGTACGCTGCTGCCGATGGCCTCGCCGGGGATCATGACCGGCCTGATCCTGGCCATGGCCCGCGCCGCCGGGGAGGTGGCCCCGCTGATGATCACCGGGGTCGTCAAGCTGGCGCCGGCGCTGCCGCTGGACGGGACTTTCCCCTTTCTGCACCTGGACCGCAAGTTCATGCACCTGGGTTTTCACATCTACGACATCGGCTTCCAGTCGCCCAACGTCGAAGCCGCCAAGCCCATGGTGTTCGTGACCACGCTGCTGCTGGTGCTGATCGTGCTGGTGATGAGCAGCGTCGCCATCACCCTGCGCAACCGGATGAAAAAGCGCTTCACCTACGGGACGTTTTAA
- a CDS encoding PhzF family phenazine biosynthesis protein, producing the protein MRIPIYQVDAFAAEVFGGNPAAVCPLVSWPEDQLLQAIAAENNLAETAFLVSRGEQYELRWFTPKVEIDLCGHATLAAAYVVFHYLNIHLPEVRFSTRSGPLVVRREGALLAMDFPARPAVPCSVPDGLVQGLGAAPLALFKARDYLAVFASEAQVRELSPDFRTLARLDCLGVIASAPGESADFVSRFFAPAIGIDEDPVTGSAHCTLIPYWADRLGKKALQALQVSERGGTLFCEDLGERVKIAGEAAIYLEGTITV; encoded by the coding sequence ATGAGGATACCCATTTACCAGGTCGATGCCTTTGCCGCCGAGGTCTTCGGCGGCAACCCCGCCGCGGTCTGCCCGCTGGTCAGCTGGCCCGAGGACCAGCTGCTGCAGGCCATCGCGGCCGAGAACAACCTTGCCGAGACGGCCTTTCTGGTCTCCCGCGGCGAACAGTACGAGCTGCGCTGGTTTACCCCGAAGGTCGAGATCGATCTCTGCGGACACGCCACCCTCGCCGCCGCCTACGTGGTGTTCCACTACCTCAATATCCACCTCCCCGAAGTGCGCTTCTCCACCCGCAGCGGGCCCCTCGTAGTGCGCCGCGAGGGGGCGTTGCTGGCCATGGATTTCCCCGCGCGCCCCGCGGTCCCCTGCAGCGTCCCCGATGGGCTGGTCCAGGGGCTGGGCGCGGCGCCCCTCGCCCTGTTCAAGGCCCGGGATTACCTGGCGGTCTTCGCCAGCGAAGCCCAGGTCCGCGAGCTGAGCCCCGACTTCAGGACCCTGGCGCGCCTCGACTGCCTGGGGGTCATCGCCAGCGCTCCGGGGGAGAGCGCCGATTTCGTGTCCCGCTTTTTCGCCCCGGCCATCGGCATAGACGAAGACCCCGTGACCGGCAGCGCCCATTGCACCCTGATCCCCTATTGGGCGGACCGCTTGGGGAAAAAGGCGCTGCAGGCGCTGCAGGTATCGGAGCGGGGAGGGACCCTGTTCTGCGAGGATCTGGGCGAACGGGTGAAAATCGCCGGAGAGGCGGCCATCTACCTGGAGGGTACGATCACCGTCTGA
- a CDS encoding cytochrome c family protein, with translation MKKSTLTLLALATALSLSLSGCGSNRGSGGDQTAQAGGDGITGAQTLGIENCATCHNQGTSVTADWMASRHANGNAVPDTDNPTCTVCHDQLSDGLQMSLAFAGQAERGVVGCESCHGGGQLHRGIGPLPFPVPGPEQCGQCHGVDQALFHGTRAERLINDTHFDNPATADIEGFVVKTAEQQGCQVCHFNGHNPTLEINDAWARSAHGGHLLSIKDAAATVDERLAAAVTDADAPGWVHYNWDQTTGTGNRASCQRCHTATGIANYLTDPAGYDPANNDFSHLADWTPGTGSPQNEMLYCWGCHADSKGSLRDPGAITADYTGASFTYPDVAESNVCMACHTGRESGGSIAARAANPATDWSNLSFINSHYLTAGGTIFSASGYHYAGREYQTPSNLHAGIGTAGSAGTSADDNGPCVKCHMSSAGAGQSHSFAVVTKDAADLVTAINPDFCNACHVGALALAAGDLNSLRDGFDAALDALEAQLAAKGFVFQPNHPYFATKNWGDAATGPNNMGAAFNFNLLAHDPGAYAHNVRYADRLIWDSIDWLDDNLLNNSTVAAINALGLPVATRDAAVAWIGLSRP, from the coding sequence ATGAAAAAATCAACCTTGACCCTGCTGGCCCTGGCCACCGCCCTGAGCCTCTCGCTCTCGGGCTGCGGCAGCAACCGGGGCTCCGGGGGCGATCAGACCGCTCAGGCCGGCGGCGACGGCATCACCGGCGCCCAGACCCTCGGCATCGAAAACTGTGCGACCTGCCACAACCAGGGCACCAGCGTGACCGCCGACTGGATGGCCAGCCGCCACGCCAACGGCAACGCCGTGCCCGACACCGACAACCCCACCTGCACCGTCTGCCACGATCAGCTCAGCGACGGCCTGCAGATGAGCCTCGCCTTCGCCGGGCAGGCCGAGCGCGGCGTGGTCGGCTGCGAGTCCTGCCACGGCGGCGGCCAACTCCATCGGGGCATCGGCCCCCTGCCCTTCCCGGTTCCGGGTCCCGAGCAGTGCGGCCAGTGCCACGGCGTCGACCAGGCACTGTTCCACGGCACCCGCGCCGAGCGGCTGATCAACGACACCCACTTCGACAACCCGGCCACCGCCGACATCGAGGGCTTCGTGGTGAAGACCGCCGAGCAGCAGGGCTGTCAGGTCTGCCATTTCAACGGCCACAACCCGACCCTGGAGATCAATGACGCCTGGGCCCGCTCGGCCCATGGCGGTCACCTGCTGAGCATCAAGGACGCCGCCGCCACGGTGGACGAGCGCCTCGCCGCGGCGGTCACCGACGCCGACGCCCCGGGCTGGGTCCACTACAACTGGGACCAGACCACCGGCACCGGCAACCGCGCCTCCTGTCAGCGCTGCCACACCGCCACCGGCATCGCCAACTACCTGACCGACCCGGCAGGCTATGACCCGGCCAACAACGACTTCTCGCACCTGGCCGACTGGACCCCCGGCACCGGTTCGCCCCAGAACGAGATGCTCTACTGCTGGGGTTGCCACGCCGACAGCAAGGGCTCGCTGCGCGACCCCGGCGCCATCACCGCCGACTACACCGGCGCCAGCTTCACCTACCCCGACGTTGCCGAGTCCAACGTCTGCATGGCCTGCCACACCGGCCGTGAAAGCGGCGGCAGCATCGCCGCCCGGGCCGCCAACCCGGCGACCGACTGGAGCAACCTCAGCTTCATCAACTCGCACTACCTGACCGCCGGCGGCACCATTTTCTCCGCCAGCGGCTACCACTACGCCGGCCGCGAATACCAGACCCCCTCCAACCTGCATGCCGGCATCGGCACCGCCGGTTCGGCAGGCACCTCGGCTGACGACAACGGCCCCTGCGTCAAGTGCCACATGAGCAGCGCCGGAGCCGGGCAGAGCCACAGCTTCGCCGTGGTCACCAAGGATGCTGCCGACCTGGTGACGGCCATCAACCCCGACTTCTGCAACGCCTGCCACGTCGGGGCCCTGGCCCTGGCCGCCGGCGACCTGAACAGCCTGCGTGACGGTTTCGATGCCGCCCTCGATGCTCTCGAGGCCCAGCTGGCCGCCAAGGGGTTTGTCTTCCAGCCCAACCACCCCTACTTCGCGACCAAGAACTGGGGCGACGCCGCCACCGGTCCCAACAACATGGGCGCGGCCTTCAACTTCAACCTGCTGGCTCACGATCCGGGCGCCTATGCCCACAACGTGCGCTACGCCGACCGGCTGATCTGGGACTCCATCGACTGGCTGGACGACAACCTGCTTAACAACTCTACGGTCGCGGCGATCAATGCTCTCGGCCTGCCCGTGGCAACCCGTGATGCCGCGGTGGCCTGGATCGGACTGAGCCGCCCGTAA
- the gloA gene encoding lactoylglutathione lyase: MEYQMIHSCIRVLDLEKSLEFYTRAFGFEVARRLDFPEHQFTLCYLRAQGGNFELELTYNYEQKEPYVMGNGYSHLAVGVRDLEGSHKLHSEMGLHPKPLKGLAGGEARFYFIADPDGYLVEVVRQG; this comes from the coding sequence ATGGAATACCAGATGATCCACAGCTGCATCCGCGTTCTCGACCTGGAAAAATCCCTGGAGTTTTACACCAGGGCCTTCGGCTTCGAGGTGGCCAGAAGGCTCGATTTTCCCGAACACCAGTTCACCCTGTGCTACCTGCGGGCCCAGGGCGGAAACTTCGAGCTGGAACTGACCTACAACTACGAGCAGAAGGAGCCCTACGTGATGGGTAACGGCTATTCCCACCTGGCGGTGGGAGTGCGGGACCTCGAGGGCTCCCACAAGCTGCACAGCGAGATGGGCCTGCACCCAAAGCCCCTGAAGGGCCTCGCCGGGGGCGAGGCGCGCTTCTATTTCATCGCCGACCCCGACGGCTACCTGGTGGAGGTGGTGCGCCAGGGGTAA
- a CDS encoding OmcA/MtrC family decaheme c-type cytochrome has protein sequence MKRWNVGAKLLLVAMLTATLGLAGCGDDGSQGPVGLQGAAGADGADGAAGAPGTTIVDASLQTPETLAALTPTAEVTGVTINSPPVVSFTVKDANGRGIAGLGAIRDGGVSRLIRINIAKLVPGAAGSPDSWVNYIRSGSGSPTTENNGTLVDNGDGSYVYTFSTDVTAVAAVPYEPTLTHRVAAQIGDGAVALPAMNMTFDFVPAGGIVAQRDIAMTTSCNECHGKLTVHGRRFEVKYCVTCHNPDLTAGAGDMTTMVHKIHMGAYLANGYSLGGHDYSGVVYPMNTFSSAEGLKNCAKCHSGADAATPQGDNWKTRPSRVACGSCHDAIDFAAGTGHLAQTNDSSCASCHVGTGSSIDIEIAHRTVVSTENNPEVPAWAKILQYEIASVSLADTATANQKQATVRFRVLAKQLSTDTFAPVNLNNLASVGATAQNLSFRLIWAAPQAAPADVLDGPAIAAPADWNNAFGAGRSYFDGAVDTTLDAFDQPVSVNLSTVLAGLTQDAEGYYTANLNYNLSAQAFAAVNASSMRAIGLEGGLTMTNPNTGAGVLILGKSLIVGEGSSVANGETTNTARRQVVNMDRCNACHEWLGFHGSQARNNNPDYCVACHNAEITNSGRGTANGVTYGEFSNNLKDMVHAIHGAEKRTLPFDFVRGNISATTGGQGVHLFGEVDFLGRAADCSACHDPGTFLPEAVPANAIWSTLQAAPTTAVTNFVPEANLRMAPISSACFACHDSAAAENHMAANVAFTRNGPTETCVTCHGEGRSADVQEVH, from the coding sequence ATGAAAAGGTGGAACGTAGGAGCAAAACTGCTTCTGGTCGCGATGCTCACCGCGACCCTCGGCCTGGCCGGGTGCGGTGACGACGGCTCTCAGGGCCCTGTCGGCCTTCAGGGCGCTGCCGGCGCTGACGGCGCTGACGGCGCTGCCGGCGCCCCGGGCACCACGATTGTCGACGCCAGCCTGCAGACCCCGGAAACCCTCGCCGCGCTGACCCCGACCGCCGAAGTCACCGGAGTCACCATCAACAGCCCGCCCGTGGTTTCCTTCACCGTGAAGGACGCCAACGGCCGCGGCATCGCCGGCCTGGGCGCCATCCGCGACGGCGGCGTCTCGCGCCTGATCCGCATCAACATCGCCAAGCTGGTCCCCGGCGCGGCCGGCAGCCCCGACAGCTGGGTCAACTACATCCGCAGCGGTTCCGGCTCCCCCACCACTGAAAACAACGGCACCCTGGTCGACAACGGCGACGGCAGCTACGTCTACACCTTCTCCACCGACGTTACCGCGGTGGCCGCCGTCCCCTACGAGCCGACCCTGACCCACCGGGTGGCCGCGCAGATCGGCGATGGCGCCGTGGCGCTGCCGGCGATGAACATGACCTTCGACTTCGTCCCCGCCGGGGGCATCGTCGCCCAGCGTGACATCGCCATGACCACCTCCTGCAACGAGTGCCACGGCAAGCTGACCGTGCACGGCCGTCGCTTCGAGGTCAAATACTGCGTCACATGCCACAACCCCGACCTGACTGCAGGCGCGGGCGACATGACCACCATGGTCCACAAAATCCACATGGGCGCCTACCTGGCCAACGGCTACAGCCTCGGCGGCCACGACTACTCCGGCGTGGTCTACCCGATGAACACCTTTTCCAGCGCCGAAGGCCTGAAGAACTGCGCCAAGTGCCACAGCGGCGCCGACGCAGCCACTCCCCAGGGCGACAACTGGAAAACCCGCCCCAGCCGGGTGGCCTGCGGCTCCTGCCATGACGCCATCGACTTCGCCGCCGGCACCGGCCACCTGGCCCAGACCAACGACAGTTCCTGCGCCAGCTGCCATGTCGGCACCGGCAGCAGCATCGACATCGAGATCGCCCACCGCACCGTGGTCTCCACCGAAAACAACCCCGAGGTTCCGGCCTGGGCCAAGATCCTCCAGTACGAAATCGCCAGCGTGAGCCTGGCCGACACCGCCACCGCCAACCAGAAGCAGGCCACCGTCCGCTTCCGCGTTCTGGCCAAGCAGCTCTCCACCGACACCTTCGCGCCGGTGAACCTGAACAACCTGGCCTCGGTGGGCGCCACCGCCCAGAACCTGAGCTTCCGCCTGATCTGGGCCGCTCCCCAGGCCGCTCCCGCCGATGTCCTGGACGGGCCCGCAATTGCCGCTCCGGCCGACTGGAACAACGCCTTCGGCGCCGGCCGCAGCTACTTTGACGGCGCTGTCGACACCACCCTGGATGCCTTCGACCAGCCGGTCAGCGTCAACCTCAGCACCGTTCTGGCCGGCCTGACCCAGGATGCCGAGGGCTACTACACCGCAAACCTCAACTACAACCTCTCGGCCCAGGCCTTTGCCGCTGTCAACGCCTCGTCCATGCGCGCCATCGGCCTGGAAGGCGGCCTGACCATGACCAACCCCAACACCGGCGCCGGCGTGCTGATCCTCGGCAAGTCGCTGATCGTTGGTGAAGGAAGCAGCGTCGCCAACGGCGAAACCACCAACACTGCCCGCCGCCAGGTGGTCAACATGGATCGCTGCAACGCCTGCCACGAGTGGCTCGGCTTCCATGGCTCCCAAGCCCGCAACAACAATCCTGACTACTGCGTGGCCTGCCACAACGCCGAAATCACCAACAGCGGCCGCGGCACCGCCAACGGCGTCACCTACGGCGAGTTCTCCAACAACCTCAAGGACATGGTCCACGCCATTCACGGCGCAGAAAAACGCACCCTGCCCTTCGACTTCGTCCGCGGCAACATCTCCGCCACCACCGGCGGCCAGGGTGTCCACCTGTTCGGCGAAGTCGATTTCCTGGGACGCGCCGCGGATTGCTCGGCCTGCCACGATCCGGGCACCTTCCTGCCCGAGGCGGTCCCGGCCAACGCCATCTGGAGCACCCTCCAGGCAGCGCCGACCACCGCGGTCACCAACTTCGTGCCGGAAGCCAACCTGCGCATGGCGCCGATCTCCTCGGCCTGCTTCGCCTGCCATGACAGCGCCGCCGCGGAGAACCACATGGCTGCCAACGTGGCCTTCACCCGCAACGGCCCGACCGAGACCTGCGTAACCTGCCACGGCGAAGGTCGCAGTGCCGATGTTCAGGAAGTGCATTAA
- a CDS encoding porin, with translation MRGYAFLAVALLAGLLLAPAPVRAGAILKISDDSQIDLGFRLQALYLASERDRNGDGDFEDYDDFKVRRARIRLGADITQWVSAFMQTEFAEDPGVGADARIIDAFIVLKPHKLAHLYLGENMAPVLRQNLTSSGALMAIDRPALAYKNLTWGTRAPLAFTNTNFTDFDAGLRGDVDVRDTGLTLFGSDSLSPELHFKYYLGVYDGVQESSRDSERYAGRVQFNFLEAEPGYYNSSTYLGTKKTLGIGLAFDLQDSVAREQGTGDNVDYAMYSFDLFCEHPLGPGSLSAEFGYVNLDLDDAGLLVDNGGGLLGVGRATGEQAQGEGFYLQAGYFIDNWQPWIDYEIWESDGPGDRGSFQLLRFGLSYFIKGHNANIKLGYEVAEADEDFAGTREDTLESFVTGLYVTY, from the coding sequence ATGCGCGGATATGCATTTCTGGCGGTGGCCCTGCTGGCCGGCCTGCTCCTGGCGCCGGCTCCGGTGCGGGCCGGGGCGATCCTCAAGATCAGCGACGACTCCCAGATCGACCTCGGCTTCCGCCTCCAGGCCCTGTACCTGGCCAGCGAGAGGGATCGCAACGGCGACGGCGATTTCGAGGACTACGACGATTTCAAGGTGCGCCGGGCGCGTATCCGCCTGGGGGCGGACATCACCCAATGGGTCAGCGCCTTCATGCAGACCGAGTTCGCCGAGGACCCCGGGGTGGGGGCCGATGCGCGGATCATCGACGCCTTCATCGTCCTCAAGCCCCACAAGCTGGCCCACCTCTATCTCGGTGAAAACATGGCCCCGGTGCTGCGCCAGAACCTGACCAGTTCCGGAGCCCTGATGGCCATCGACCGGCCGGCGCTTGCCTACAAGAACCTGACCTGGGGCACCCGGGCCCCCCTGGCCTTTACCAACACCAATTTCACCGATTTCGACGCCGGCCTGCGCGGCGACGTCGACGTCCGCGACACGGGCCTGACCCTGTTCGGCAGCGACTCCCTTTCCCCGGAGCTGCATTTCAAGTACTACCTGGGCGTCTATGACGGGGTCCAGGAATCGAGCCGCGACAGCGAGCGTTATGCCGGGCGGGTGCAGTTCAACTTCCTCGAGGCCGAACCGGGTTACTACAACTCCTCGACCTACCTGGGAACCAAGAAGACCCTGGGCATCGGCCTGGCCTTCGACCTGCAGGACAGCGTGGCCCGCGAGCAGGGGACGGGGGACAACGTCGATTACGCCATGTACAGCTTCGACCTGTTTTGCGAACACCCCCTGGGGCCGGGGTCGCTGAGCGCCGAGTTCGGCTACGTCAACCTCGACCTCGACGATGCCGGGCTGCTGGTGGACAATGGCGGCGGTCTGCTCGGTGTCGGCAGGGCCACCGGGGAGCAGGCCCAGGGCGAGGGTTTCTACCTGCAGGCCGGGTATTTCATCGACAACTGGCAGCCCTGGATCGACTACGAAATCTGGGAAAGCGACGGGCCCGGCGATCGGGGGAGCTTCCAGCTGCTGCGCTTCGGGCTGAGCTATTTCATCAAGGGGCACAACGCCAACATCAAGCTCGGCTACGAGGTGGCGGAGGCCGACGAAGACTTCGCCGGCACCCGCGAAGATACCCTCGAGAGCTTCGTCACCGGTCTCTATGTTACCTACTGA
- the pstB gene encoding phosphate ABC transporter ATP-binding protein PstB — protein sequence MCRGTQVDQLSQDNIAATLETPVIEAEKLNFFYGNAQALYNISLAFPRRKVTALIGPSGCGKSTFLRCLNRMNDLVDGTRVEGSIKINGADIYSSSMDVIELRRRVGMVFQKSNPFPKSIYENVIYGLRIAGVNNKAVLDEAVEKSLKGAALWDEVKDRLTQSALGLSGGQQQRLCIARAIAVNPEVILMDEPCSALDPKSTARVEDLIGELRQDYTIIIVTHNMQQAARVSDYTAFLYEGLLVEYGLTKKIFMKPKNKQTEDYITGRFG from the coding sequence ATCTGCAGAGGTACCCAAGTGGATCAACTCAGCCAAGACAACATCGCCGCGACCCTGGAAACACCGGTCATCGAGGCCGAAAAGCTCAATTTCTTCTACGGCAATGCCCAGGCGTTGTACAATATCAGCCTGGCCTTCCCCCGGCGCAAGGTGACCGCCCTGATCGGCCCTTCGGGGTGCGGCAAGTCGACCTTCCTGCGCTGCCTCAACCGGATGAACGACCTGGTGGACGGCACCCGGGTGGAGGGGAGCATCAAGATCAACGGCGCGGACATCTACTCCTCGTCGATGGACGTCATCGAGCTGCGCCGCCGGGTCGGGATGGTGTTCCAGAAATCCAACCCGTTTCCCAAGTCGATCTACGAGAACGTCATCTACGGGCTGCGCATCGCCGGGGTCAACAACAAGGCGGTGCTCGACGAGGCGGTTGAGAAAAGCCTCAAGGGGGCGGCTCTCTGGGACGAGGTCAAGGACCGGCTGACCCAGAGCGCCCTGGGGCTTTCGGGGGGGCAGCAGCAGCGGCTCTGCATCGCCCGGGCCATTGCCGTCAACCCCGAGGTGATTCTCATGGACGAGCCCTGCAGCGCCCTCGACCCCAAGTCCACCGCCAGGGTCGAGGACCTGATCGGCGAGCTGCGCCAGGACTACACCATCATCATCGTCACCCACAACATGCAGCAGGCCGCCCGGGTTTCCGACTACACCGCGTTTCTCTACGAAGGGCTGCTGGTCGAGTACGGGTTGACCAAGAAGATATTCATGAAGCCGAAAAACAAGCAGACCGAAGACTATATCACCGGCCGGTTCGGTTAA
- a CDS encoding ADP-ribosylglycohydrolase family protein produces the protein MLGALAGDIIGSRFEFHNYKGKDFDLFHPECCFTDDSVHTVALAESLLSGRDYGESLREYFRLYPKAGYGGRFRAWAAGPAEGPYNSFGNGSAMRVSPVGWYYDDLDAVLAAARASAAVTHDHPEGIKGAQAVAAAILLARQGRGKEEIRRFLGEKFGYRLDRTLDEIRPDYQFDVSCQGTVPPAFAAFFEAEDFEDAVRNAVSLGGDSDTLACIAGSLAEAFYGQVPGAIRREVFRRLDRRLARITREFLERTGRGASN, from the coding sequence ATGCTCGGCGCTCTGGCCGGGGACATCATCGGCTCCCGGTTCGAATTTCATAATTACAAGGGTAAGGATTTCGACCTGTTCCACCCCGAATGCTGCTTTACCGACGACAGCGTGCACACGGTGGCCCTGGCCGAGAGTCTGCTGAGCGGGCGCGATTACGGCGAGTCGCTGCGGGAATACTTCCGGCTCTACCCGAAGGCCGGCTACGGCGGCCGCTTCCGCGCCTGGGCGGCGGGGCCCGCGGAGGGCCCCTACAACAGCTTCGGCAACGGCTCGGCCATGCGGGTCAGCCCCGTGGGGTGGTATTACGACGACCTGGATGCGGTGCTGGCGGCGGCTCGGGCCAGCGCGGCGGTCACCCACGACCATCCCGAGGGGATCAAGGGGGCCCAGGCGGTGGCGGCGGCCATCCTGCTGGCGCGCCAGGGGCGGGGCAAGGAAGAGATTCGCCGCTTCCTCGGCGAGAAATTCGGCTATCGGCTCGACCGGACCCTCGACGAGATCCGTCCCGACTACCAGTTCGACGTCAGCTGCCAGGGGACGGTCCCCCCGGCCTTCGCCGCCTTTTTCGAGGCCGAGGATTTCGAGGACGCGGTGCGCAACGCCGTCTCCCTGGGCGGCGACAGCGACACCCTGGCCTGCATCGCCGGCAGTTTGGCCGAGGCCTTCTACGGGCAGGTGCCTGGGGCGATTCGGCGGGAGGTCTTCAGGCGCCTGGATCGGCGGCTGGCGCGGATCACCCGGGAATTTCTCGAGCGGACCGGCCGGGGCGCAAGCAATTGA
- the phoU gene encoding phosphate signaling complex protein PhoU, translating into MTQLMQKELDRLKKQLLTLSAVVEEGVQQATRALEKNDVPLAQKVISTDEKINQMEVELEEECLKVLALHQPVAIDLRYIIAVMKINNDLERIGDLASNIAERSVALAAGPRIAAPFDYLGMAGKAQAMLKGSLDCLVQMDTRLAHKVLELDDEIDQQHKDNFSLIKQEILAHPENLEPLSQYLTVSRHLERIADLATNIAEDVYYMIEGEIVRHVKSWGK; encoded by the coding sequence ATGACGCAATTGATGCAGAAAGAACTCGACAGGCTGAAAAAACAGCTACTGACCCTCAGCGCCGTGGTCGAGGAGGGGGTCCAGCAGGCCACCCGCGCCCTGGAGAAGAACGACGTGCCGCTGGCCCAGAAGGTCATCAGCACCGACGAGAAGATCAATCAGATGGAGGTCGAGCTCGAGGAAGAGTGCCTCAAGGTGCTCGCCCTGCACCAGCCGGTGGCCATCGACCTGCGCTACATCATCGCGGTGATGAAGATCAACAACGACCTGGAGCGCATCGGGGATCTGGCCAGCAACATCGCCGAGCGGTCCGTCGCCCTGGCCGCCGGGCCCCGCATTGCGGCCCCCTTCGACTACCTGGGGATGGCCGGCAAGGCCCAGGCCATGCTCAAGGGGAGCCTCGACTGCCTGGTGCAGATGGATACCCGGCTGGCCCACAAGGTGCTGGAGCTCGACGACGAGATCGACCAGCAGCACAAGGACAACTTCAGCCTGATCAAGCAGGAGATCCTCGCCCATCCCGAGAACCTCGAGCCGCTCAGCCAGTACCTCACGGTCTCCCGGCACCTGGAGCGGATCGCCGACCTGGCCACCAACATCGCCGAGGACGTCTACTACATGATCGAGGGTGAGATCGTGCGCCACGTGAAAAGCTGGGGGAAGTAG